A window of Clostridium novyi genomic DNA:
TTTCATCTCTTGCATTTCTTTAATTAAAGCATTATTTTCTTGTATTGTATTATCTAGCTTTGAGAAAATAGCTTCCTTTGGTAAAACTTCTCTTTTAGGCATAACCTCTTTTTTTTCCACCAATACCTTATTTATAGCATGTATACTATCTTTCATAGGTTTATTATTACTTTTTTTATTATCTATAGCTGCTGTAACTTCTAGCATTTTAGGAGAAAATAATCCCTTGAATCCACGCCTTCTTACTTTTCTTTGATTTATTATTACGGCCTCTCGTCCAAGTTCATATCTTATTTTGTTTATAGCTTCATTCATGCTACTAACCAAATATTTTTTAACTATCATTGATAAGTTACAACTCCTTCAGTTCTAATTTCCACATCATTTGGCACCTCATTTAATGATAATACCGTTAATTGAGGGAATACCATTTCTATAAGTCTTCTAAAAGCAGGTCTTATTTTAGGTGAAACCAATATTACTGGTTGATTATCATAAAATTGAACACTATCAAGAATGTTTTTAATAGAATTAAATATACTACTTGTAGTTTCAGGATCAACTGCTGGGAAAGATCCTTGCATTGATTTTTGAATATTGTTTGATATTAAATCTTCAAGTTCCGGAGATAATACAGCAACGGTTAAAACACCATTTTCATCCACTAATGGATTGCATATATTTCTTGCAAGGGCAAATCTCACATATTCAGTTAAAACTTCTATATCCTTAGTATTTCTTGAATTATCTGCAAGTGATTCTAATATTGTCACCATATCTTTTATAGAAACCTTTTCTTTTAATAAACTTTGAAGAACCTTTTGTACTTCTCCAATGGTCATTAAATCTGGTATAAGTTCTTCTACTACTGTATCGTACTTTTCCTTTACAGTATCTATTATCATCTTTGTTTCTTGTCTTCCAAGTAATTCATAACAATGAGCTTTAATAGTTTCTGTTAAATGAGTAACCATAACTGTTGTTGGATCTACAACTGTAAGTCCTTTAATTTCAGCTTCTTCTCTTTGATCATTATTTATCCATACTGCTGGAAGTCCAAAAGTTGGTTCTACTGTTCTAATACCTTGCATATCCATTTCTTCTCCCGTTGGATCCATACAAAGTAACATACTTGACATAAGTTCTCCCTTTGTAATAACAGTACCTCTTATTTTTATTAAATATTCATTTGTTTGAAGTTGAAGATTATCTCTTATTCTTATAGGTTGTACAATTATTCCCATTTCAATAGCACATTGACGTCTTACAGATGCTATTCTTTGAAGTAAATCCCCACCTGATGCTTCATCTGCAAGAGGAATAAGTCCATAACCAATTTCTATATCCATAGGTTCTACAGCTATTAAATTTGTAACATTTTCAGGTTCTCTTTTTTCTGTTTCTATTAATTCTTCTTGCTCTGTTTGTATTTGCATTACTACACTTTCTTTTTCTTCTTTATATAATAAGTAAGCACTTACACCTGTTGCAGCTGCAAAAATAAAAAACGCAACTTTAGGAAATCCTGGCATAATTCCAAGAAAAAATAGAACTGCAGATGCAACTGCTAAAACTTTTGGAAATCCTGTTAATTGTTTCACTAAAAGATTACCAAAGTTTTCACTTGATGCTGAACGAGTTACAAGTATACCTGAAGCTGTTGAAATTAAAAGAGCTGGTATCTGAGATACAAGTCCATCACCAATTGTAAGTTGAACATATGTTGTTGCAGCCTCACTAGCTGGCATTCCCTTTTGTACAACTCCAATAATTATACCTGCAATAACATTTATAATTGTTATAATTATACCTGCAATGGCATCACCCTTTACGAATTTAGATGCACCATCCATAGCTCCATAAAAGCTTGCTTCTTCTTGTATTTTTTCACGTCTTTCTCTTGCATCAGTTTCTGATATAAGTCCCGCATTTAAATCTGCATCTATACTCATTTGCTTTCCTGGCATAGCATCTAAAGTAAATCTTGCTGATACCTCAGATACCCTTCCTGCACCATTTGTAATTACTACAAATTGTATAATAATTATAATCAAAAATATGATTACACCAACTACATAGTTACCTCCAGTTACAAATTTTCCAAAAGTCTCTATTATCTTCCCTGCATAACCATCTCTTAAAATAAGTCTTGTAGATGATATGTTAAGACCTAATCTAAATAATGTAGTAATAAGAAGCATAGTTGGAAATACAGAAAATTGAAGTACTTCTGTAGTAAACATAGTTAATAGAATAATTACTGTACCAATAGTAATATTTAGTGCTATAAAAACATCTAATATAGGTGTTGGCATAGGAATAATTATCATCATAACTATTCCCATAACTCCAAAGGCTACTATCATATCAAAATAATTTTTAGCATTAAATTTTATCTTTCTACTACTTTCCAAAGCACTCACCCTTTACTTTCGTCTTTTTAATTTATACACAAGTGCTAAAATTTCTGCTACAGCTTGATACATATCAGAAGGTATTTCATTTTCAATTTCAACTTCTTTAAATATAAGCCTAGCTAACGGTTTATTTTCAATAATTGGAACATCATTTTCTTTTGCTATTTGTTTTATCTTTATAGCTATATAATCGCTTCCCTTTGCAACAAGCATAGGAGCATTATCCTCACCATCTTCATATTTTAAAGCTACAGCAATATGAGTAGGGTTTGTTATTACAACAGAAGCATCTGGAACATTTTGCATCATTCTTCCCATTGCCATTTCTCTTTGCTTTTGCTTTATTTTCCCCTTTATTTGAGGATCACCTTCCATTTGTTTAAATTCTTCTTTAACTTCTTGCTTAGACATTCTCATATCTTTTTTAAATTGAAACTTTTGATAAATAAAATCAGTAAGAGCTATAGCAAACATAATTAAAGAAACTCTAAAAAATATATTAGTTGTAAGTTTTAAAAAAGAAGTTATTATAACTGGAAACCTTAAATTAGTCATAGATAAAACTTTTTTAAAATTACTCTTTAAAAATCCATAACCTGCAAATCCAATTATAGTTATAACAGCAATGTCTTTTAAAAGTTCCATAACTGTTCTCATTGAAAACATTTTTTTAAATCCACTAATAGGATTAATTTTTGATAACTGTGGTTTTAACGGTTCTTTTGAATTTATATAACCTGTTTGAAGTAAATTTGCACCTATACCCATTATCATAAGGGGAACTACAACAGGCAAAAATACTATCATAAATCTCCATAAAACAGTAACTATTATACTTATAAGACTACTAGAATTAAGTTCTATATTTAAATAATTTGTGAAAAATTCTATTATGTCTTTCTTAAAAGAATTTGCCACATATTCTCCTAAAGTTAAAAGAATAATAGTCGATGTTAATAGTATAATTGCTGAATTTACTTCCTTACTTTTTGGAACTTGTCCTTTTTTTCGAGCCTCACTTAATTTATGAGGAGTAGCTTCCTCTGTTTTATCATCAGAAGCAAATATAAAAACCAATGGAACTAATTTATAAAGATGCCGTATACTCTCTGTAATATTATTAAAAGAACTTATAATAATATTAAATATTACTGGAAGAGAAAGTGCTATAACACTTAATCCTAATATAATTTTAACCGGCATTCCTAAAATCATTATGTTTAATTGTGGAACTGTTTTTGCTACTAGTCCCATAGTTAAATCAGTAAGTATTATAATTAGTACTATTGGTATAGCTATCCTTATTCCTAATTGAAAATACTTAACAAAAACATTAATAACATGCATAGCACTATTCTGATTTAATATAAACTTACCAATATGTATTACATTAAAACTTTCTATAAAAATTTTAATAATCATACGTGGACCATCTACGATTATAAATACTATTAAACTAAACCAATATAGTAATCTTTCAATTAACGTAACATTACTATTGGAATTTGGATCAAACATAGTAATCATAGCAAAACCCACTTGCAAATCCATAAATGCTCCAGCATATCTTATACAGCTAAAACATATATTCGTGATAAAACCAAAAGTAAGTCCTGTTGTTATCTCAACTAAGCAATACATAATTAGCTGCAAATTCCCATTTATATTGCTTATATTGGAATAATCAATTCCCGGTATTATCATAAATGAAAGAATAACAGTGAACATTATTTTTACTACATTAGGTGTTCCTTTTGGAAAAAATATTGGCACTACCTCTACAAATGAAAACATTCTAAGAGAAATTAGGAAAATACCAAGAAAATAACCTACATTAATCACTTTTTACTTCACCTAATGACTTATATTTGCAATCATTGCAAATATCCTTTCAGTAAATCCTACTACAGTATGATTCATAAATTTAGCCGTAATAAGTCCAATTACTGCAACTCCAATTAATTTAGGAACAAAGGTTAATGTTTGTTCTTGAATTTGAGTAGTTGCTTGAAAAATACTTATTACAAGACCTATAACTATAGATACTATTAAAATAGGAGCTGATGCCATAATTCCTGTATACATAGCATCTTTTAATATTCCAATTACCATATCTTCACTCATTTATACCACCTCACGACGAATATCCCATTATTAAGGACTTAACCAGTAAATACCATCCATCTACCATAACAAATAATAATATTTTAAATGGCAGTGAAATCATAACCGGAGGCAACATGAACATTCCCATAGACATAAGAACACTTGCCACAACAATATCTATTATTAAAAATGGTATATAAAGTAAAAATCCAATTTTAAAAGCTGTTTTAAGTTCACTAATTATAAATGATGGAATAACAACATACATAGGAACATTATCTTTTGTTATTTTTGCTTTATCTGTTTTTGAAATATCTAAAAATAGTTCTAAATCTTTATCTCTAGTTTGCTTTAACATAAACTCTCGCATAGGTTTTGAAGCATTATCAATAGCTTGCTGACCTGTTATCTTGTTTTCTATAAATGGCTTTATAGCTTCTTTGTTAATGGTTTTATATGTAGGCGCCATAATAAAAATTGTTAGGAATAATGCTATTCCTATTAAAATTTGATTAGGTGGCGCCTGTTGAGTTCCTAGTGCATTTCTCATAAAACCTAAAACTATAATTATTCTAGTAAAACTAGTCATCATAACTAGGAATGATGGTAGCAAAGAAAGTACAGTTAACATAACAAGCAATTTTATATTATCTACATAATCTTTAGGATTTGTAGCTTTATCTACGGAAATATTAACTTTAGGTACAGGTATTGTATCTGGAGCAGCATATGCTTTTGTAGCTCCTAAAATCACAAGAGCAAATATTACTAAAATAAATAAACTAAACTTCCTTTTCTTCATTGTAAATCTTCCTTTTTAAACTTAAGTTTTTTTATAGCCTCTTTTATACTTTTATACTCTTGAATCTTATTTGATTCTTCAACTTTTAATAATTCTTCTTCTTTAAGTTCTATTAATATATCAATTTTCCCTTGAGTTGAAGATATAACATAGCCCTTTTCTCCAATCTTAACTACCAGAAGACTATTGTCTTTGCTAAGAGGCATTCTATCTAATATTTTCATATACTTACCATTTTGTATTTCCTGTAATTTTGCTCCACCATATTTGAAAAATAGATATATTATAAATATTATAAAAGGGAGAAAAATCACCACTTTTATAAACATCTCTATTGTTTCTTTTATTCCCATAATAACTTCCTTACTGAATTATTATTTCAGAGAAATAAACATTAATTATTTGACCATCTTGAAGCAAAGGATTAATCTTATTTTTTATTTCTTCTTTAATTTTTTCAACTTGTGCATTTGTAGCAAAATCTTCTTTCTTTTTAGTTCTCAATATAGAATTAATTGCATCCCTTGCAATTGTTTTTTTTGTATTTAATTCATCTTCTAGTGTTTTATTTTCTTTAATATCTGCATATCCCAAAGATACTTTTGTTTTTATATATCTATTAGAAGCATCATCAGATTTTAAATTTACTAAAAACTCATCTAAAGCAAAAGTTCTTTGCTTTAAAGTATTTTGAATTAGACTTAAATTGGTAACTACACTTTGAGGTTTAGTTTTAGAAGCTACAAGATATCCTGTAAATATTCCTCCTCCAAGAAGAATTGCTGCTAATAAAACAATTATCATGATTTTTAAAATATTTCCTTTTGAACTTGATCTATTCTCTATTTCAGCCATACTATTTCTTCTCCTTTTCACCTGATGTTATTAATATGTTTACTCTTCTGTTTTTCGCTTTATTGGCATAATTATCATTTTTCTCTATAGGATGAAATTCTCCATATCCTGCTGCTTGAAACTTATCTGGTGCAAGTCCCTTGTTTTCTACAAAGTATTTTAAAACATTAACAGCTCTTTGAGTTGATAATTCCCAGTTACTTGCATATTTAGCATTATGTATTGGTACATTATCTGTATGACCTTCTATAATTATTCCGTTAGGAACTGATTCTAGAAGATTTGATATCTTATCCAATATTTCTTTACTTGGAGTTTTTATTTCTGCTTGTGCACTATCAAATAAAATATTATCTTTAAGTTCGATAATTATACCCTTGGCATCTCTTTTTACTTGTACTGTATTGTTTAATTTATTTTTATCCATAAATTCTTTAACTTTACTATACATAGCTTCATTACCACCACCAGATTTTGGTCCCATTTCTTGTGGTGGTCCTACAATAGGAACTTCTCCATTTGGATTAAAATCCAATATTGAATTACTATTGCTTCCACTAAGTACACTTTGCAGTGATGATGAAATTTTATTAAATTTAACAGTATCTAAACTAGATGATGCATATAACAGAACAAAGAAAGTAAGTAACAAAGTAATTGTATCTGCGTATGTTTGTAACCATTCTTCACCGCCACCTTCACTTTGTTGTGCTTTTTTTCTCCTAGACATCTGCTCCCACCTCACTAGCTGATTGCGTTTCAAAATAAGCCTGCTTATCTACTGGATTTAAATAAGATATAAGTTTCTCTTCAACAATTCTCGGATTTACTCCTGATTGAATAGCTAGTACACCTTCTAACATCATTTCTCTAATAGTAACTTCTTGACTACTCTTATACATAAGATTTGCAGCCATAGGATTTAGAATCAAACTTGCCATTAAAGATCCATAAAATGTAGTTATTAATGCTTTACCCATTCCAGGTCCTAGATTTGATGGGTCATCTAAATTTGCAAGCATTTGTATAAGTCCTATAAGCGTACCTAACATACCAAAAGCAGGTGCATATCCACCCCAGGCCTTTAAAACTTCAGATCCATCTTTATGTCTTTTTTCCATTTCCCCAATTTCAAGTTCAAGTATTTCTCTTATAGTTTCAGGCTCTATACCATCTACAACCATACGAAGACCTTTCTTTAAATAAGCATCTTCAACTCTTTCAATATCTTCTTCAAGAGACAATAAACCTTCTCTTCTTGCTTTTTTAGATAATTCTCCAAATTGCTTTACAATATCAAGTCCTGACATACTAGTTTCCTTAAATGATTGAGCAAGTACCTTGAAAATTCTTTTAAGCTCGTTTATTGGATAATTTACTAGTAGTGAACAAAATGATCCTCCTACGGTTATTCCAAGTGAGGGAACATCTACGAACATTCCAAATGATCCACCCCCACCTAGCATACCATATACTATAACTCCAAATCCGGCTAGCATACCTACAAGAGTTAAAATATCCTGTCTTTTCATTGTTAATGCCTCCTA
This region includes:
- the flhA gene encoding flagellar biosynthesis protein FlhA — encoded protein: MIVAFGVMGIVMMIIIPMPTPILDVFIALNITIGTVIILLTMFTTEVLQFSVFPTMLLITTLFRLGLNISSTRLILRDGYAGKIIETFGKFVTGGNYVVGVIIFLIIIIIQFVVITNGAGRVSEVSARFTLDAMPGKQMSIDADLNAGLISETDARERREKIQEEASFYGAMDGASKFVKGDAIAGIIITIINVIAGIIIGVVQKGMPASEAATTYVQLTIGDGLVSQIPALLISTASGILVTRSASSENFGNLLVKQLTGFPKVLAVASAVLFFLGIMPGFPKVAFFIFAAATGVSAYLLYKEEKESVVMQIQTEQEELIETEKREPENVTNLIAVEPMDIEIGYGLIPLADEASGGDLLQRIASVRRQCAIEMGIIVQPIRIRDNLQLQTNEYLIKIRGTVITKGELMSSMLLCMDPTGEEMDMQGIRTVEPTFGLPAVWINNDQREEAEIKGLTVVDPTTVMVTHLTETIKAHCYELLGRQETKMIIDTVKEKYDTVVEELIPDLMTIGEVQKVLQSLLKEKVSIKDMVTILESLADNSRNTKDIEVLTEYVRFALARNICNPLVDENGVLTVAVLSPELEDLISNNIQKSMQGSFPAVDPETTSSIFNSIKNILDSVQFYDNQPVILVSPKIRPAFRRLIEMVFPQLTVLSLNEVPNDVEIRTEGVVTYQ
- a CDS encoding fused FliR family export protein/FlhB family type III secretion system protein, producing MINVGYFLGIFLISLRMFSFVEVVPIFFPKGTPNVVKIMFTVILSFMIIPGIDYSNISNINGNLQLIMYCLVEITTGLTFGFITNICFSCIRYAGAFMDLQVGFAMITMFDPNSNSNVTLIERLLYWFSLIVFIIVDGPRMIIKIFIESFNVIHIGKFILNQNSAMHVINVFVKYFQLGIRIAIPIVLIIILTDLTMGLVAKTVPQLNIMILGMPVKIILGLSVIALSLPVIFNIIISSFNNITESIRHLYKLVPLVFIFASDDKTEEATPHKLSEARKKGQVPKSKEVNSAIILLTSTIILLTLGEYVANSFKKDIIEFFTNYLNIELNSSSLISIIVTVLWRFMIVFLPVVVPLMIMGIGANLLQTGYINSKEPLKPQLSKINPISGFKKMFSMRTVMELLKDIAVITIIGFAGYGFLKSNFKKVLSMTNLRFPVIITSFLKLTTNIFFRVSLIMFAIALTDFIYQKFQFKKDMRMSKQEVKEEFKQMEGDPQIKGKIKQKQREMAMGRMMQNVPDASVVITNPTHIAVALKYEDGEDNAPMLVAKGSDYIAIKIKQIAKENDVPIIENKPLARLIFKEVEIENEIPSDMYQAVAEILALVYKLKRRK
- the fliQ gene encoding flagellar biosynthesis protein FliQ codes for the protein MSEDMVIGILKDAMYTGIMASAPILIVSIVIGLVISIFQATTQIQEQTLTFVPKLIGVAVIGLITAKFMNHTVVGFTERIFAMIANISH
- the fliP gene encoding flagellar type III secretion system pore protein FliP (The bacterial flagellar biogenesis protein FliP forms a type III secretion system (T3SS)-type pore required for flagellar assembly.), which codes for MKKRKFSLFILVIFALVILGATKAYAAPDTIPVPKVNISVDKATNPKDYVDNIKLLVMLTVLSLLPSFLVMMTSFTRIIIVLGFMRNALGTQQAPPNQILIGIALFLTIFIMAPTYKTINKEAIKPFIENKITGQQAIDNASKPMREFMLKQTRDKDLELFLDISKTDKAKITKDNVPMYVVIPSFIISELKTAFKIGFLLYIPFLIIDIVVASVLMSMGMFMLPPVMISLPFKILLFVMVDGWYLLVKSLIMGYSS
- the fliO gene encoding flagellar biosynthetic protein FliO gives rise to the protein MGIKETIEMFIKVVIFLPFIIFIIYLFFKYGGAKLQEIQNGKYMKILDRMPLSKDNSLLVVKIGEKGYVISSTQGKIDILIELKEEELLKVEESNKIQEYKSIKEAIKKLKFKKEDLQ
- a CDS encoding flagellar basal body-associated FliL family protein; amino-acid sequence: MAEIENRSSSKGNILKIMIIVLLAAILLGGGIFTGYLVASKTKPQSVVTNLSLIQNTLKQRTFALDEFLVNLKSDDASNRYIKTKVSLGYADIKENKTLEDELNTKKTIARDAINSILRTKKKEDFATNAQVEKIKEEIKNKINPLLQDGQIINVYFSEIIIQ
- a CDS encoding OmpA family protein, which codes for MSRRKKAQQSEGGGEEWLQTYADTITLLLTFFVLLYASSSLDTVKFNKISSSLQSVLSGSNSNSILDFNPNGEVPIVGPPQEMGPKSGGGNEAMYSKVKEFMDKNKLNNTVQVKRDAKGIIIELKDNILFDSAQAEIKTPSKEILDKISNLLESVPNGIIIEGHTDNVPIHNAKYASNWELSTQRAVNVLKYFVENKGLAPDKFQAAGYGEFHPIEKNDNYANKAKNRRVNILITSGEKEKK
- a CDS encoding motility protein A; translated protein: MKRQDILTLVGMLAGFGVIVYGMLGGGGSFGMFVDVPSLGITVGGSFCSLLVNYPINELKRIFKVLAQSFKETSMSGLDIVKQFGELSKKARREGLLSLEEDIERVEDAYLKKGLRMVVDGIEPETIREILELEIGEMEKRHKDGSEVLKAWGGYAPAFGMLGTLIGLIQMLANLDDPSNLGPGMGKALITTFYGSLMASLILNPMAANLMYKSSQEVTIREMMLEGVLAIQSGVNPRIVEEKLISYLNPVDKQAYFETQSASEVGADV